In Lacinutrix sp. Bg11-31, the DNA window GGAGGAATACCAATAAAACCACAAATAGAAAGACTGAAAGAAGCAACACATATAGTAGTAGCAACTCCAGGGCGTTTAGCAGATTTAATAGAACGAAATGCTATAAACGTAAAAGACATTACTTATTTTGTGTTAGATGAAGCAGACGAAATGGTAAGTGCTCATAAAGAAGGAGTAGATACTATTATTAAAGCTTTACCAAAAAACAGAAGAACATTACTTTTTACAGCTACAATGCCAGGAACCATTAAACAAATGGTTCAAAATTACATGTCTAAACATGTTGTGCAAATTGAAGCAGATATGGAATCTGTTGGTCATCAAGGTATCGATCACCAATATATAGTTGTAGAACCTATAGAGAAACTGGAAGTTTTACTTCATTTTTTAAATGCAAATGAAGGACAACGTGGTATCATATTCTGTAAAACCAAAGCAGCAGTAAACAAGCTAGCAAAAAAACTAGCGATTAATAAGTTCTCATCAGGAGCTATTCACGGAAGCCTAACACAAGGTATTCGAGATCGTATTATGGGACAATTTAGAGAAGGCCATATTGATATTTTGGTTGCTACAGATTTAGCAGCGCGTGGTATTGATGTAAAAGAGTTGTCTTGGGTAGTAAACTATCATTTACCAGACACATACGAAGCGTATGTGCATAGAAGTGGACGTACTGCTAGAGCAGGTGCAAACGGTTTATCGCTTACTATTATCCAGAAAGAAGAAGTAGAAGATATTGGTGAGTTTGAAGAAGAACTAAACATTAGTTTTACGCCGTTTAAAAAGCCAGATGCACAAAGTATAGAAGATAATAACACCTTATTATGGGCTAAAAAAATATTTAAAGCGAAGCCTAATAGAGAGGTCAATGAAGCTTTAAAAGGACAAATTAAAACGATATTCCATCACTTAACAAAAGAGGAATTAGTAGATAAAATATTGGCGAATTACTTGATGCAAACCAACGCAAGTAAAGAAAAGCCAGAAGAGTCTAAAAAGAAGAAAAGTAAGTAATTTTATAATAGAATGTTGTCATTTCGAGTGATTGCAAAGTATAAGGAATTGTATCGAGAAGTTTAACTCTAAATTGTTCCCGAAATAATTCAGATGAAAAAAAAAATCACTAGAAGTGACAATACACCGTTAGATAATTTTATGAAGGAAAAGAATAGTAATTTAGAGATTGAAAACTGTATTGCTACAATTCAGAAGCTATTGGATGATACCGACCAGCTTTTTGAATTGCCAGAAGACCAAAGAGTTGCCCTTTTTAAAGTAGCTGGTGCCTTAACGCGACCAAGTCGTGACGAGTTTCAACGTAGACGTAAAGACGCTAAAAAAGCGGCAAAGCGTAAAATGATTGAAAGCGACAAGCATGCTAGAAAATCTACAGGTATTAGATCTGCAAGAGAAGCCACTTTATTTGTAGCTCCGAAATTATTGGCAGCAGCTGTAATTAATGAAGATACTCCAGAATTAGAATCACCAAGAAATTGCTACGTTTGTAAAACAGTCTATACTAAACTGCATCATTTTTATGATACTATGTGTACAGATTGTGGCGATTTAAACTATGCTAAACGTTTTCAAACTACAGATTTAAAAGATCAAGTGGCTGTAATTACAGGTTCTCGATTAAAAATTGGATACCATATTACATTAATGTTATTGCGTTCTGGAGCAACGGTTGTTGCAACTACGCGTTTTCCTGCAGATTCTGCTATTCGTTTTTCTAAAGAAGAAGATTATAAAACGTGGAGTGATCGTTTACATATTCACGGTTTGGATTTAAGACACATACCTAGTGTAGAGATTTTCTGTAATTATATCGAGCAAAAATACGATCGCTT includes these proteins:
- a CDS encoding DEAD/DEAH box helicase; this encodes MSKKFSDIGINKQLQESLAALQISVPTDIQEKVIPIILNQKEDVVALAKTGTGKTAAFGLPLLQLIDIDEVNIQAVILAPTRELGQQIFNNLESYKANSMQVSIAGLFGGIPIKPQIERLKEATHIVVATPGRLADLIERNAINVKDITYFVLDEADEMVSAHKEGVDTIIKALPKNRRTLLFTATMPGTIKQMVQNYMSKHVVQIEADMESVGHQGIDHQYIVVEPIEKLEVLLHFLNANEGQRGIIFCKTKAAVNKLAKKLAINKFSSGAIHGSLTQGIRDRIMGQFREGHIDILVATDLAARGIDVKELSWVVNYHLPDTYEAYVHRSGRTARAGANGLSLTIIQKEEVEDIGEFEEELNISFTPFKKPDAQSIEDNNTLLWAKKIFKAKPNREVNEALKGQIKTIFHHLTKEELVDKILANYLMQTNASKEKPEESKKKKSK